The following nucleotide sequence is from Aspergillus nidulans FGSC A4 chromosome I.
CTCCTGAGTCCTCCGCCGAGTCCTCTGTCAAGAGTcaacagaaaaaaaaagcaaaaatgCATGGCACTATCGACCATGCCCCGCCGCCGCGCGTGGTTGGCTGAAGAGCCTACCTCCACCCTACCCCTGTTCCCCTTTGAATAGCTTTGACTATGGCGTTCCCCTCCTTCGAAGCCAGCCCATCCTTCTGAAAGGTAAGCGTATATGTGTTTCATGAACGTGATATTGGTGAGATTGCGGGAATAAAATGCTATTTTGGGGAGTCCTGACATCCTACATGATCCTGCCCGCATGTTACGTCTTTGTTTGCTGTAGTTAGCGGCCAGTGCTGTCTCAAATTTGTTAGTAATTGATACTAAATCATAGGCAAACCATTGTAGTCTATGCGCGTTAAGGTTTGCCAGCATCTTTCGTTTCGTTGAGGCATGATAGGGGCAAGATAAGGCACGTTGGTCTGAGCGTGAAATGAACTTCAGCGTGGGTTAATCTTACCTTGTCGGACGGGGTGGGGTATAGGACAAAGCTTCCGATCAACACATCTTCCTTTGGCATTTAGGCTGATTTTGCCCCGGAGCTAATCTTAATCAGGCTAGCAGAGTATGACCGGTGCAGATTCATAGTGCAGGTACACATTTCATCAAATTACGCCACCCGAAAGCTCCAACCCTTTATTCGACCGCCACCTCTGTGCTTTATGTGCTAAGGTACCCGAAACAGCCCAAAGCTTGGCCAGATTCGCATGGAACAAATATCACGGGCATGTGATGTTGCTCAGTGCGGCGATTGACCAGGAAATACCGTATGGTTCCACGATGGGCTGGAAGCTTGACGGAAGTCGGAATAAGAATTGCACTTCACAGGAAAGGGTTAAAggtcatattcttcttcaacatcacTGAGATGGAGAGCAATAAGAGATACATTAGAATCCAATATTCCACGGATAGACCGTGCAAAACCGCACCATTCATGACACAGACGATACGGCTTCTTAACCCGAAGATATTTGACCTAGCGAGGTTAAGAGTGTTGAACTGAGATGCCTACCTGAGGCTTGAGATCTTGAACTAGCTATTGCAATGTATGAGCCGAAGTAATACAGAGGACACGTTCTTGACCAAGAACTGTTGTGAATTGTTGCAAAATGGTGTGCTTAGTAGTAAATTTCAGGTTTATAATCGGAGTGCGAGACCCAGTTCAGATAGTCCAGCAGCCACcaataatatatattctggaagagaatTAATATCCTCTAACGTATGTGCGCTTAACTAGATGCGGTTGATTCTTAACGGGTGTGGCTAGAAGGACTGGCTACGCTCAATGCTTATCGGCCAGAAGGCTCTGGGCGACATATCTGCAGATATTCTTAACGATGTAGGAAAATATAGCTTAGTGTGTTGCAGTATCGTTACAAAGCATAGCAGACCGCTCCTCACCAGGACATTGTCCGCATGATATTAATGCATACTGAATTTGGCCGTTCCAGGAATAGTATCAtttagatatatatttaccAACAATGCATTCATCGATATGGCGCTTATGAGTTCTATATTCGGTAATACAGGCTCTGAGAATGAACTCCCAACATACAACCGCCAATTCTTTACATGCGCCATGTGTTCCACCTAGGTAAGGGAACCTCAACCTACCCCACCGGCAACATTTGCCTATAGGGAGCTAACAATGAGCTCCTCCAACCCAAGCTCGCGCGCGCGGCGAATCCAAGCCGCCAAATATGCTTTATCAAAGTGGTCCCATAAAGACTAGCCATTCGAGATGCCAATTGATCAAATGTGATACCCATACCACTGCTATGGTGCCGGAAGCGCACACGGCTATTGTGCGTTTGATCTTGAGCAATCGCCCTCGCGACCTCTGCAACGTCGTGGAAGTCAAAAAAGCCCTCGGATTCGGCACCAGTGGCACAGTGCGACTTAGCCGCGAGAAACGTAGAATTGAATTCCTCGCGTCGTCGGACGGTGCGCGATCGCCGATGACTGAAATTGTTCGGTAGAGACCGATAGGCAGTGCGCATGCGCGCGACAATCTTTCCAAGAACGCTTCGCTTGCCCACTTGAAAGCCGTGAATCCCTCAGACCCGTCGGCTAGTGAAGAGTACGCCATCATTGATTCTGCGTTGGCCTTACAAGCCCCGCGCTGAAGAATGGCCCGGCCAGACGAGACGAAATGTAGCGGCACCCGCCGCGGAATGGCCCAGGTAGTAATGTTTGTGTGGACAGCAGGTGGCTGACTGGAGCGAGGTATAGTGGTTTAGGCAGTGCCCTTGGGCACCAGCATGGATAATTTGGCTCATGCGGCCTTGGATATATTGAATCTGAGCAGGTGAGAGGCCCAACCTTGGGCTGAGGAGACTGCCCATGCCCATAGACAGGGAGACTCTTGGGGATCCTAGACTTTTGAATCTACTCCTGATCTCCAGGGTTTACTGCAATACAGTGAATGTGAGATACACTGGAATCATGCAATAGCGCCCTTGAGGATCTCGGATCCCAAGAACCCGGTGGCGCCAGTCAAAACGACTTCCTTCTTTTGACGCAAAGTACCAGTAATTTCAAATTGATGGTCTGAAACGTTGCTGACCGCAGCTGTCTCAATAACCGTCTGCACATGAGGTATGTCTGTCTCCGCCGACCAGTCAATGGCATCAGACTCCAAGCGGCCCCTCTCATCGCACATAAGTGCAGCCATTTTTCCGAGGCTACTCAAGCGATAAATGTCATGAAGAGATGCCTCGACTCCCATGCGCTCGCGCAGAGCGTTTTGTAGGCGAACCAGCTGCAATGAGCTTCCGCCAATAGCGAAGAAATCCGTTTCTGCTTGGATCGAAGCTCCACCGACAACGTCACCAAGAATCTGGCGCCACAATCGGCTAAGTTCACCTTCTGCGACATTCAAGGGGGGATGCTTAGTCTTCATCCTGTTTTCCCGAATGGGTTGTGCCGCGGGTAATGGCAATGTGCGGAGAGCCTTGCGATCGAGCTTGCCGTTTGGCGTCATTGGTAGTACATCCAAAGGGAATCATAAATGGTATCATGTATCGCGGTAGGCTGAGTCAAGATAGAATGATTCTTAGGTTCTGAATGGCAAGCTCATGATGCTGAGAAAGTATAACGTGAGCAACGAGAAACTCGAAATCTCCACGGACAGCGACGGTTGCATCAGCCAAATTGCCCTGCGAAGCGGCAAGAACAACATGAGCAACCTCATTAAGCTCGATGCGCAGGCCACGAAGCTTCACCATTGAATCCCCGTCTCCTCTTCCTAAGAACACGAGTGACCTGTCGGCCAGGAGACAGCCACGATCACCAGTTCGGtacatcctcttccaccccctcGCTATGTCCCCGGCAGTAGCAAATGGGTCGCCGACAAATTTCTCCTTATTTTTTTTGGGTCTAGGTCGCCAAGTGCCACACCCGCCCCACCGATACAGATCTCGCCGGCAAAACCAACAGGAAGAATGTCACGAGTTTGAGAACCAACGATGTACACAGATGTGTTGGGCAACGGGAAGCCGACGGAGCCATTAAGAGACGAAGTACTGGTACCGAGACTGGAGACCGGGATATCATTAAGTTGTGGCGCAAGAGAACTCTGTAGGGCCATAGCAGTCTGTAGGAGTAGCGAGCGGCAGGTGTAAGGCCCGTAGCTGGTCCATCAGTTGAGCGGAGACAGCTTCGCAACCAGAACGAACAGTTATGGCGCCAGGAGCGCCAGTGTCGAAGATACTCAGCGCCATGAGTAGCCGTTAGCATGTATTCAGAGGGGGTTGCGACTGTCAGCTCAATTTGTTCATCGCGTATCAATTTAGAGAGAGCAAGGGGATTTCCTCGGACGTTCGAACCGGCAACTATTAGTGTGCCACCATTGGCATATGCAATCCATGCCTGGGCCAAGGACATATCAAAGCCTGTTGAGCTCCGCTGCTAAATCTTGACTGGACCTAACCCTAAACCCAACTTTTGCTAGCGGCATAGTTCATGATCCCAGCCTGCCACAGACGGATGCCTTTCGGAGTGCCAGTCGAGCCACTCGTGAAGAGTAGGAAGCTTTCAAAAATCCGTTGGCTGAACAGGCGAAAACGAAACATCAGAGATATCTACTGTCATTAAGTCACCAGTCATGTAGCTGGTAGCGTGATGATGCATAACAAGGAACCGAGGATCACAAGCTTTGAGAATTGTCTCATTCCGAGAAGATGGTAAACCGGTGTCTAAGGGAATAAAGACCCCTCCAGGATATAGAATAGCTATTAGAGCCACGTAGGTGTCGGCGCTCGGTTCGAGGAGCACTGCGATTCTGAGCTCTGGGCCAGCCCCTGCGTTTATCAACATGAACACAATAGAGTTTGCCTTCTGAATAAATTGACGATATGACAGCGActtctcctcatctttgACAGCGACAGCATCTGGTGTTGATCGATAGATCTGGCTGATCCGGTCCAGGAAGCGTCTCTAGCCACGCGTGATGCAACCTTGGCCCTTGGCCAAGCGTTACAACTTGCTTGAAACCCTCTTTCGAGGAAAGCTGGCTCTCACAGATTGAAACGTGTATGTGCGTTGGCAGATCATTGACTAAATGGTAATAAGTTTTCAAGATGGTCTCAGTTGCCTCGGCCGAATGGAGCTGGTCGTTTGATACACAAGTTCCACCAGACTATCACCATTTGAGTCTATAGCCATATTGGGAGTCAGGTCATATGGAGTGCGTGCATCTTCATACTGCGTGAGAACCAGTTGGCAAGGGCCTAGATCTCATTTGAACAAGCCCCTGACGCGGTAGTTAAATGCCACTTGGGAAAGGGGTGGATAGTCATCGAATTGATGCATATTCAGCCGGCTGATAATCAGATCAATCGGCAGGTTTGCATGACCGTAGGCCCGCAGAGTCGTGTCAGTTGCTTTGCTGAGAAGCTTGGAAATTGGCTCATTGAGGTCGACGCTGAATCTCATGGACAGAACATTTGTGAAGTGGCCGACTGTGCCGTTGAAGTGACCTCTATCGCCTCGACCTGTATCTGTAACACCGATACAAATGTCCTCAACGTAAAACATGCGGGCAAGAAGGACCCAAGTAGAAGTGCATGGGTGTAACTCCACACTCCTGGCTGGTACGTTTGATCCGGCGGCGAACGTCTGCTGGGGTTTGACACTGTTTTTTGTGATTGCCGTAGCTTCTACGGTGAGGCCGGCGGCGACGTTGCAATGGGGAGAAGTGGTATCGCTTCTGGTATTGACTGCATCTCTTGCAAATAGTACTGGATTGCGCCTTCCATCTCGCCACTTTGGATGACACGATTCTGTTCTTGCAAAAAATCCAAGTACGATACGGCGCAAGATGCCAAAGGACGCATCATATACACGTTGTTGAGATCGGTCAAGAATACATTCCAGCTCATCACGTCCATTATAATATGATGCCAGCCCACGACTAGTGTATGGTGGTCTGGGGTACATGTGAGCAGAACAGGCTCGAATGTGCTTCCCTCTACAAGTCTCCAATTTCGGCGGGCCAAGTCCATGAAAGTGGCAGAGACGTCATCATGAGAGGCAATCGGCATGTGTGTGAATCGAGAATGTGCTGCAGGAGACCGGCATACCGTTTGGATGGGGTCGAGGCTCCCCGTCTCTGTAAAAAAAGCAAGTCTGATAAGCGTCGTGCCGAGACAAGGACCGATATGAGTTCCGGAGCCTTGACAACAGCTGTATCGAATGGAGGAGCAAACATACCTAGGTGTGTCTCGTGCTTTGTCTCATCCTGTACATCGGGAAGTCGTTGACGAGACGCGACGACACAAAGCGAAGCAATGGAGTCTAGGCCCGTAGTCCCCATAACAGGGATGTTAATATGGAGGTCTTGGTGGAGGTCTTGGATAAGCCAAGTTCGAAACTCCACAGCCAGCATTGAATCTAGGCCCAGATCAGACAACGGCACGCACACGTCGACGATGCTTGCGGGTACTTTCATTATCGCTTCTATTTTCTGGCAGAAGAGATTCTTAAGCGCGTCTCTTGCGGCGGTCAAAGTGCTCGCATtatcaagctcaagctgaaATCTCTTCATCGGGCTGATAATTGTCTCTCTCAACGGGTCCAGAGAAGTATGTGAGGATATCAtatgggagaagaaaatgatTCACGTACAATCCTGTCCGATTCGTCGCAGCCGGGTTATCAGCAAAGGGCGGATTTCCATAGTTACCTCGGCTCCAGTTATGATGAAGCTGGATGGCCAGAGATAATATCCTGTAGGAATAGCTGATGGAATTCAGACTCGGCCGACGGGGTGTGGAACTGCGCTCGAAGATGGTCTTTGATGTAGCTATGTTCCCTCTCTTTGCATACGACATacccaacatcaacaatcatGCTCACGTTGATGGCCGATCCAGCTTGACCTCGTTGACGTCTCCGCTGAACTAAACTTGTCATGAACAAATTGGCAGCGTCGTAGATAGACTGGCCTGGGTTGCGATAAACGCTTCCCAGGGATGAGATGCAATGAAAAAGTCCAAATTAGAGTTGATGAAAAGCCTCATCCAGGTAATGTGAACCGTCCACTTTCGTGGGCGACAGATGGCTTTGTTTGTCAGTCAGGCTGTGGCTGTTCCGTCGTCAGTATTAGGAatgtcaacccgcaccgcaacccgcagcggtgCGGTGCGGGCAATCCACACTGCATAAAGAATAAATCTAACTATAGTTAGTTTAGTGGCTAATCTAATATAGCTGTATTAGGTATATTATTACAAAATACGGATTTTGTGGTGCGGAATATTATAAGTCTTGCGGGTTGTGGTGCGGTGCGGGTTAGTTATCtagaacccgcaaacccgcgCGGGCAGATTTCTAACCCTGCGGGTTGTACCCAAACCGCACCGAGTGCACCCCTAGTCAATATTGCAGTTCTCCAATCCCCTGCGTCAGTGGCGCACCTATGTGAAAAACGAAGAGTTAATTTTGATTGATTGAGTGAGGTATCACATGGCATCTATTATTAGAATTTTCTACTTCGCTCGATAGGCGCACGCGAGGCCCGGAAATACGCTTGAAGTATTGCAGAGTTTGAGCCCATTTACTCTCCAATTATAGTTCTTATACATCACCTATTCTAAATATAGGTAAACACCCACTCCTTTGGTTCATTCCAGCTTTCTATCCATAGCCGTACTTCGAAACAAGCCAGAATTTCGCGCAAATACACGGCAGACCTCATAAGGCGCAAGAGTTCCGAGCTAGCCGCCGCTGGTGTGGATCTCCCAGAAGCTTCCGCAAAGCTTAGCCTTGTGTAACGTAGGATTTCCGCTCATTGCAGACTGTCCACAACCATGGCTCTTTAAAACAATGACAAATTAGAGGAGGTAGATATTGTTACGTCAATGACAATATTCTGCCCTCTTGTAGTAATGGCAACAGACTACCGCAGCATTCCCACTCCCGGCAACCTAATGACTCTACATTATATATTTTTGGTAGGACTGAGGAATGACGGCACGTCACGACTTAGTACGCATTTGCGAGAGGCCTGGTCGTAAGAGGCTTAGGAAGCCGCCCCCTGACTATTTTACTAATATATCTATGGCCTCTAAAATATCATACTGGGCACCTGTGCTACAATTCTCACTGATACAGCTCTGCAGACGACTATGGCTTTGAGAACACTGCTCACTTTCTGCATTATCCTTACCTGTTCGATGGCGCAATTCAACACCCAGTACGATGTTCTAATCATCGGCGGAGGGCCATCCGGGCTCAGTGCTGCCAGCGGTCTAGCTCGTGTTCTAAGAAAAATAGCGCTCTTCGACTCCGGGGAATACCGCAACAAGCCAACTAGGCACATGCACGATGTTATTGGGAGTGATCGTATGTTCCGAGTTACCTACCTTTCCTTCTATGCACAGTCTTCAGCGAGCCCCCACGCTGATATAATTAACCAGATGTTGACCCTGCGGAATTCCGCGCCGCTGCCCGTGCCCAAATATCTTTCTACAATGTTACCACATTCATTGACACCAAGGTCGTCTCTATCAACGCCACTGGAACTGCCAATCGGACCACTTCCTTCACCGCAACCCTTGCTAACGGAACCACCTACACCGGCCGCAAGGTAATTCTTGGCAGCGGCGTCAAAGACGCTCTACCAGACCAAGTTCCCGGACTCCGCGAGGCCTTCGGCAAGGGCCTCTACTGGTGTCCGTGGTGCGACGGCTTTGAGCATCGCGACCAGCCCGTTGGGGTTATTGGGAATTTCTCCGACTCGTACGACAGCGTGCGTGAGCTATACCCGACGCTAAATCGCCAGATTAGGGTCCTTTCAAACGGCACTGCAAATGATACAGCGCAGCTCGAGCGGATTGACAAGAAGGATTCGAACTGGAGGGCTGTTTTTGAGGCATACAATGTTACAATCAACGATAGGACTATCCAGAACATCACGAGAGTACAAGACGGTGGTGAGGTTCAGGAGGAAGTGATTCGAAAGGAACTCGATATCTTCAGGGTGTACATGGACGATGGCACTTTCGAAGAGTGTGGAGCAATTATGGCAAATTATGGTACTTATCAGGCGTCTACACTCCCCGCTCAGATGGGTTTGAGGATACTGGGTGGTAAGATCGATACAACAGCGCCTGGACTGAGAACCAGCATGAAAGGCGTTTGGGGGGTTGGCGACGCGAATAGCGACAACAGTACTAATGTGCCTCATGCTATGGCGAGCGGGAAGAGGGCGGCTGTTTACTGTCATGGTGAGTTTTGGTTCTCTTTCAAGGACGGGTTAAAATTAAAACGGCCTTCTAACGGATGTTAGTCGAGATGGCAAGGGAAGAGTTAGCACTGATTACATCTAactcgacgaagaggagagcaGTGCCTGAGGAGCTGGTTGTTGACCGAGAGATGGGTACTGTTATTGGGGATATCTACGATGCGCTCCGCATGAAGTAGGTTCCTCTTCGTAAATAAATACATTGCCTGCGTAACCGAACACAACTTGAGATTCGCAACATAAATGAAGACTGGTGTACCTTGAATATGATTAGGCTAGATCACTTCACCTCGTAGCTGCTATATCTCTACATATACGATCTGCGTACAGTTTGCTTGAACATCCTGTATGACGTTGGTAACTGGGGTAGTAGCGTGACAGTGTGGGCAGGCCCAGGCACAGCTGCACCAGCAGAGCCTGTTACCATTTTATCTGCCCTTTCATAAAAGAAACCCAGCTCCAGTGCTGAGATGACATTGTGCGAAAAATTGCGGCTGTCGGACGGCGTGCAATGGAAGGAATAGCTCTTAGGACTTGGATGGTTCATCCGTACGGCAAGAAGCTTACCCTGTATTTTCACCTTATGCCCTCCTCGCAATCCCACCTCCCCGCGCACATCCTCTTTCAAAGAATGTTCCATAATGCAGGCCCGTGAACTTTTGTTGTTGTGTTCGTCGAGGATCAGATAATTCCCCAGATATGTAAGGGGATGATATGCTTGTTCTAAGCTATATCCTGCcgtatatacaagaagggtttgttaaggaagagaaaggtgtGTCCAGTGTGCGTGGGTAGAAATAGGGATCTCGTTAAGCGAGGGCCCGCTAGTACGAGGCCTCCCATTGGCCGAGTCCTGACAAAAAGGGTTCTTCGGACGAGGAACCCATAACAAGATACACGCTAACGCCCTATGTGACGGGTGTCGAGGATGGAGGATTGATTAGGTACGGCAGAAAGTCACCATGGAATCAACGGTTATCAATAACATGAGGCTACCTGTcacttttttttatttttttttttttatttattttttttttttcaaaaACTAACTCTTAGCCAACCCCTTCAAGGCTGGCTAGTACATTATATACAAAATACCGATAGTTATGACATCATTCCGCTTTGACAGATTGAGATGTGTGTAAGACGTGGTCTAACgtcggggttctctagctacaacgaagcgatgactatcaacgataattatccaatggagggAGCTTGattggtactgaagaatattgaaaggattgcttggagatctctatGTacatggcatcaggaggcccttcatataacctccagtgtggttagttcggcatctccaagcaataccattacagtgacgcattggtgattgcgtatACTACCGcatcccactgcaacaatatatgggttgatcccagtacggctcgtcccttgaattcctactggcggaccgttacggctctggcgatccctcatattcctactggcggaccggtacggctctggcgatccctcatattcctactggcggataggcaccggtaaggcgcccgtccgcgttacgtgggaattgagggataggggtcacgtgtcacagggccaggtcgtcgccagctggctccggcGTCGGCCCGTGACAATGTGACCGGTAACCGTCTGGTTTCGGGTTCGATCCTGCGATCGGACCGGACCATGTGACACCAAGTTGTTCTTCTTTCATGCTTAATTCCCCAGTCACTGTCCAATCACAAGACGAGCTGGCCTAACCTCAAACGTCTTACAGTACGATTCCATTATCGTATCGGGCAGCCTCTCGCCTATAGAATTCAATGTCGTCCATAGCGGGTATTCCATTAGCTTAGTGCTTTCAGCTATATCCTTCCACTGGAAGCTGTGACTGTCAGCATTCCAGTAGAATGTTGGCCCTAGAACAGGGGTGCTCTCGACCTCTCGCCAGTGCTATGTATTGGCCTTGCCACTGTTACTATtcttctcatcatccccAGCATAATCCACAGGACAGAATCCAGTAACCGCAAATACCGTATCAATAGTGAAATAGTAATAAAACAACTCGGCGAGACAATCGGGCTCATGGCGAAGAATCCAGTCATCAAGCGCAAGTCGCGAGAACGGCACCCCAGGACATCCAAGTAGTCGCTGAATTAGGTCTGGCTCAAACGGCCGCTCCATCGGCTCGCAGATGAAATCGTGCCATTGGCTCTGTGAAACATAAATAGTATCGGAGTTCGCATCGAAGggacggaggaagagaagctggcggttATGTTTGTTGAACCGGACTTGCAAGTTTTGTTTCTGTGTCCATTCGAGAGCGGCGCTGCGCGCCTTGTAATTTACCTGTGATAGTGGCAGATCAATTTCGAGAGGGTCCAGGAGGGTATGGTCATATTCGAGATTTAGGTTGAGGTCATCATTCATCGGGTCATATTCAGGATTGCCTGGTAGCAGACGGCGGGGGCCCCAGCAGCCTTTTTTGTAGGTGAAGACAGCTGATCCCATCGGGAGCGTTGCAGGAAGAGCATAATGCCAGATTTGAAGGCGGATTTCCGGTGGAAGGAGCGGAAACAGGTAAAACTCGGAATTCCCCATCAGGATCAATTTTCTTTGAGCGATGGAGGAAGTAAGCTAATGTGGGGACCTGGAGAATGGCTACTGACAGGAGACAACGTGGGAAGTGTTGGATATCTCATTCGGCGCTAGGTCAGCTGACTATATATGACCCGCTAGCTGCACGGCTTCAGCCCCACCCATACAACTTTGTAGGGGCCGTGGCAGGAGTATCGCTAGCTCCACGCTAAACCTGAGTTTGTTTAGCGAACTCCCGATGCAAGCCCCATAGGCCGGTCAACACATCACCTAATCTGTTCTGATGGTCAATGGGAAAAGGGCAGAATAAAGCTGTATCAACaacacgaacgtagcctactaaaGAGCagatgccatatgacgattgcTTCTCACTATCTTGACGACAATAGGTAACTCTTCAACAACGTACAATACCTAAAGTGGTCAATCAGGGGTCAGAGATCAGACCACCTCCTTAACAATCTAACCCTTATTTCTGTGCACTATAGGATCTCTAGCTTCCTGTATAGATAGCCTGATCAGGACCTGCTTACTAGGATATATTTAGTAGGGTCAGCTTCCCCGGGAAGCAGACCTGtttgttatgggtcctttgcccATACgaggaccttagaccttagtgactcggccaaggccttcgctgtcctgaaggcggtgagcgacctacaagacttcctcacaacaatccttctttctcatttcttctttagcgattccttcttgtacgtacggcacgtctagataggaagatccatctaaatacgtcccttaacacaCAGCTCTAGTAAAATTGCTTCTATTTAAACCAGGCCTTACCTAGAGTCGATTTGCGGAGTCATATATGCTAGACAAAATAAAGTACTTTTGCACAGTCTGTATAGGTCTTGAGCTGTGGGACCCTGGTTTCAGGTAAATGGCGTCGAGGTGTGTAATATCCCGGATATCGGATTCAAGCACTACTCAAAGGAGACTGAGTCTGTATTGCCTAGACAGATAGGCTCCTGGGTCTCCTGATCATAGAAGTAGTCTATTAGACTGTGTCTGAACGCCTTTTGGAACTCTCGTTCTCGAACCTTAAAATCCTCCTTTTAATTACTCCAACAAAGAGAAAACCCTGAGCTAATGAACTGCAAGGCTCTGCCTTTAGGATGCATTATTATGCGGCTGTAATCCCCACCGGTCGTCTTCTTGGAGCTTTGATTTCACTGAGAGCTGGGCTAATCAGGTTTCAGTATTCCTATTATAATGCTCAATTCTAGCATATCACGGTACTAGGAGTTTATGGGACTACCAACAAATAGAAACCAGTATGTTATGCCTGGCTGCATCCGCCACATCTCCGAAAGGAGGCTCTATAAGGAAAGTAATGCCCTTCCCTTCGTCGCATTTTTTAAATCCCAACAC
It contains:
- a CDS encoding uncharacterized protein (transcript_id=CADANIAT00007780), yielding MEIRPLLITRLRRIGQDYSMLAVEFRTWLIQDLHQDLHINIPVMGTTGLDSIASLCVVASRQRLPDVQDETKHETHLETGSLDPIQTVCRSPAAHSRFTHMPIASHDDVSATFMDLARRNWRLVEGSTFEPVLLTCTPDHHTLVVGWHHIIMDVMSWNVFLTDLNNVYMMRPLASCAVSYLDFLQEQNRVIQSGEMEGAIQYYLQEMQSIPEAIPLLPIATSPPASP
- a CDS encoding 2EXR domain-containing protein (transcript_id=CADANIAT00007782), which codes for MGNSEFYLFPLLPPEIRLQIWHYALPATLPMGSAVFTYKKGCWGPRRLLPGNPEYDPMNDDLNLNLEYDHTLLDPLEIDLPLSQVNYKARSAALEWTQKQNLQVRFNKHNRQLLFLRPFDANSDTIYVSQSQWHDFICEPMERPFEPDLIQRLLGCPGVPFSRLALDDWILRHEPDCLAELFYYYFTIDTVFAVTGFCPVDYAGDDEKNSNSGKANT
- a CDS encoding uncharacterized protein (transcript_id=CADANIAT00007779), which encodes MTPNGKLDRKALRTLPLPAAQPIRENRMKTKHPPLNVAEGELSRLWRQILGDVVGGASIQAETDFFAIGGSSLQLVRLQNALRERMGVEASLHDIYRLSSLGKMAALMCDERGRLESDAIDWSAETDIPHVQTVIETAAVSNVSDHQFEITGTLRQKKEVVLTGATGFLGSEILKGAIA
- a CDS encoding NAD(P)/FAD-dependent oxidoreductase (transcript_id=CADANIAT00007781), which gives rise to MALRTLLTFCIILTCSMAQFNTQYDVLIIGGGPSGLSAASGLARVLRKIALFDSGEYRNKPTRHMHDVIGSDHVDPAEFRAAARAQISFYNVTTFIDTKVVSINATGTANRTTSFTATLANGTTYTGRKVILGSGVKDALPDQVPGLREAFGKGLYWCPWCDGFEHRDQPVGVIGNFSDSYDSVRELYPTLNRQIRVLSNGTANDTAQLERIDKKDSNWRAVFEAYNVTINDRTIQNITRVQDGGEVQEEVIRKELDIFRVYMDDGTFEECGAIMANYGTYQASTLPAQMGLRILGGKIDTTAPGLRTSMKGVWGVGDANSDNSTNVPHAMASGKRAAVYCHVEMAREELALITSNSTKRRAVPEELVVDREMGTVIGDIYDALRMK